Part of the Oncorhynchus tshawytscha isolate Ot180627B linkage group LG07, Otsh_v2.0, whole genome shotgun sequence genome, TGGTTTGGCTACACAATCAGCAGGTGCATATGTGGGCAAATCTAATTGTTAGTGCTTATGTAGGCTGCTATTGGATCCAAATGTTTGCTCATTGTTTTCAAAATGTCAAGAATCCTCCACTTACAGCGTCAATAAAGATGTGGTATTTTTATACAGATGCCTCAGATTCATAACAGAGGTCATCTATTACAATTGACCGCAGTTGTCTTTCTCTGGAAATTTGGATTTTTCTCAATCAGCCAAGCACATAATTGCATACAACTTACCAAAGAGCACTAGTGTTGAATGAATATgctggaaaaaagtgttatgaaaATAAACTTAAGAAAATAATTGGCTATAATGCAATACGCGTTGGCAGTAGGCTTACGAAAGAAGGGAAAAATCACCTTCAACATAAATACTCCAACCACAGTCTGAGCTAGAGGCCCACACGACCAGGAAGCATGCAAGATCTGACTCACTCATACTAGGGCCAGCAAACACATTCACTTCCCCTGTCTCACAACTGAAATAACACAGAGTCCTTTACGAACAGAAACAGCTGATCTTAGCAGAGACTAGTCTCAACCAACACAGCTAGTGCCACAGAAATAGACAACGTGCATATCAAAATGGTATGCACACTCAACCGCATGACTGAGGATGTGGACAAAAAGGAGAGAATTTATGAGAAACACACAAGCACCATTACTCAAAAGTACAAACAAGCTGTCATGAGTTTTATTTGATTATATCATTCATCATTACGTATCGTATGACAGCTTAATAAATCTGTGATGAGTCTTGTACTAAAATGTAACCATACATCTTGTTTTTCCTCTCTCCATGATGAGCGTACTGAACAGGTTAATATTTTGTAACAAAaaggagaaaaagaaaaaaacaagtgTACATAAAGAATGTATAAAAACAATACAGCCTGTTTCAGTTGCAACACATTCTCATTGTCCCCGTCATGAATATCCACCTGGTTAATACTTAAGGACCCGCCTTGGTTTTGAGATTTGCTCTAAGAGGCAGAAAATGAAACATTTAATTATATACAGTCATCAATATTTATGATTACAGTACATACTTGGGAGACGCAGTTGGGtgccacacacccacactggatTGGTCACTTTTCTATAGTCTTCGCCATGGATTGGTTGTTCACTCACAGTACGCGTCACCACCCTCTTCCTGCTATCGGGCCCTtgagcctgccctttctctcACAGATCCATGGTCATGGCCAAGTCATGTGATAAGTGAGAGGGATGCGATGACACCGCCTCAGAACTGCAACAGAAGCCATTGACAAACAATTGTTTCATTATTCCCAGTGATTTGACCACATTTCTATAAATGCATTAGAATctagatttttttcttcttctaaaaACATTGCGGTCTTACATTCTTGAGGAACTCCTCCGCAACGATACGGGCACGGGCATTGACAGACAGCTTCATCTCACTGATCTCCTTGTCAATCTCCTCCATGAAGGTAATGACGAAGTCCACTAGCTTGTGCTTGTACATCTGCTCCGTGTGGAAGTTGGTGATGAGGAAACTAATGTCATAGCCCTAGATGACAGGATGGAGAGATTGAGGAAGAGAGGTCTTACAACATCTGAAGCAAACCTAACACCAACTGGATCGTGACCGGTTGTCTTGACTCCGCTCTCACCTCAACGGATTTCCTCCTGAGAATGAAGAAGTTCTCTGCTCTCATCATCATGAAGCGCATGAACTTGTGGCACAGGATCTTCTCAATCTCATCAGCCTGATGGAGCCAGAGCACCAGTAAGCATTTCCCTTGAACACACTTTTTTATTAATTGGCAGACAAAGGAGTTTaaaacattcctaatattgagtttccccccagaacagcctcaatttgttggggcatggactctacaaggtgtcaaaagcattccacatggatgctggcccatgttgactccaatgtttcccacagttgtgtcaagtcttgatttacacaggaaactgttgtgtgaaaaacacagtgttgcagttcttgacacaaactggtgcgcctggcacctaccaccataccccgttcaaaggcatttcAATATTTTgtataacctgtctcctccccttcatctacactgattgaagtggattgaacaagtaacatcaataagtgatcacagctttcatctggatttacctggtcagtctgtcatggaaagagcaggtgttcttaaagttgttgtttttgtgtgtgttttttacactcagtgtatgagAAAGACTCTACTTAACACACAACATCAAGATAATGGAAAGGTGACATTGAAAGCGAGAAGGAGGGTCATAACCCCTGACCTGCTTCACAGCAATGCTGACTCGCACAGAGTTGATGGAGCCCTCGATTAGGACCTTCTCCTTGTCATTGCGGCTGATTACCACAGGCTGTAGTAAGAGCTCTTTACTACTCCTGGAATGACAAAAGACAGTGTGTCACAAATAACACTAATGATATCATTATGAgaagagagcacgagagagctcACTCACCTGACCTCCACCTCTGGCTTGTTGTGGCGCTCCACCACCTGAGAGGAGAAGTTCTCCAGGCAGAGGGCGGCCTGCAGTGTGGCACGCACAGCATTCAGGTATGGGCGTAGTGTCGCTGTCTGAGGGAGGGGGTGACGACATTAACTTTGAAACACTACTATTACAGATCAATGATTACGACAATCCCCCCATTCTCAGGACACACAACTGAGACTTTACCTTTACGTCTCAGACAGACTGCTGTCCAGACCTCTAAAGAGTAAGTACCATGTTACTACAAGCATATTTAGCCTCCTTGTTCTTCTGCATAGTATTGAACAACCAATGAATGTTGTGGTGGTGTCAGCGCGTTCTAGATGTAATATAATCAAAGGGATCGGATCAGACAAGTATACAAGTCCAACTGGTTTGATAACAGCTTTGATCCAGATTTTTTTTTAGAGCGCACCGTCCCGCCCACATTAATCTGCAACTATCAAACCACCAGAATAAAGATACTGTTTTAACCTAGGAATTTGAAAACAGAGATTTGCATCGGTAT contains:
- the LOC112254411 gene encoding actin-related protein 2/3 complex subunit 4, which encodes MQAWHYNFRLQTQNNREMTATLRPYLNAVRATLQAALCLENFSSQVVERHNKPEVEVRSSKELLLQPVVISRNDKEKVLIEGSINSVRVSIAVKQADEIEKILCHKFMRFMMMRAENFFILRRKSVEGYDISFLITNFHTEQMYKHKLVDFVITFMEEIDKEISEMKLSVNARARIVAEEFLKNF